One genomic window of Quercus lobata isolate SW786 chromosome 9, ValleyOak3.0 Primary Assembly, whole genome shotgun sequence includes the following:
- the LOC115959249 gene encoding tetratricopeptide repeat protein 33-like has protein sequence MKLTWKNNNNKSSKKRPVPTTSNLRNLPFDFDQQQNQDQPSPTTTSTNTNPQLNEELASLDSSDSSNTKQLALSFQAQGDKLAEDGKYREALGKWEAALTLIPENAVLHEQKAQVLLEIGDSWNALKAATRAAELEPSWAEAWITLGRAQLNFGEPDSAIESFDKALAIKPDSEEAQDDRHTASHLIKRRKQLHSAGLSASQNRYAVSDDKTKSS, from the exons ATGAAACTGACATggaagaacaacaacaacaaaagcagCAAGAAGCGCCCTGTGCCCACCACATCAAATTTACGAAACCTCCCTTTCGATTTTGATCAACAACAAAACCAAGACCAACCTAGTCCCACTACTACTAGTACCAATACCAATCCACAGTTGAATGAGGAATTGGCTTCTCTCGATTCCTCTGACTCATCTAACACCAAGCAACTTGCCCTGTCCTTTCAAGCACAAGGAGATAAGCTAGCCGAG gaTGGAAAATACAGGGAAGCACTGGGAAAATGGGAGGCAGCTCTTACTTTGATACCAGAAAATGCAGTACTACACGAACAAAAGGCCCAAGTTTTACTTGAAATTGGAGATTCATGGAATGCTTTGAAGGCAGCCACTC GAGCTGCTGAATTGGAGCCATCATGGGCTGAG GCATGGATCACTCTTGGCAGAGCACAGTTGAACTTTGGGGAGCCTGATAGTGCTATTGAAAGCTTTGATAAAGCATTAGCCATCAAG CCTGATTCTGAGGAGGCTCAAGACGATAGGCATACTGCATCACATCTTATAAAAAGGCGAAAACAGCTTCATTCAGCAGGCTTGAGTGCTAGTCAAAATCGTTATGCGGTTAGTGATGATAAGACAAAAAGCTCCTGA
- the LOC115961577 gene encoding uncharacterized protein LOC115961577, which produces MWAKGRWGNAAIKERLDRGLASISWRLVFPNAFVQHLGALNSNHLPILLDTNPNDCFNPYPFCFEAAWIRDERCQEVIEQAWNIEVWGSQLSRLCKKQDATKEALHKWNEEIFGNIQMQISLLMQKFKEIQGNTSSKENNRLETGLQNELNEWLYRSEVLWRQKSRELWLKEGDKNSKFFHLSTIIRRRRNTIEAIKNNSGDWVIEPKEIRNVFLENFKILFSEEEVETP; this is translated from the coding sequence ATGTGGGCTAAAGGAAGATGGGGAAATGCTGCTATTAAGGAAAGATTAGATAGGGGATTAGCTAGCATATCTTGGAGACTAGTCTTCCCGAATGCATTTGTTCAACACTTAGGGGCTTTAAACTCAAATCACCTGCCTATCCTTTTAGACACAAATCCCAATGATTGCTTCAACCCCTATCCTTTTTGCTTTGAAGCTGCTTGGATTCGGGATGAGAGGTGCCAAGAAGTGATTGAACAAGCTTGGAATATAGAAGTGTGGGGTTCACAGCTAAGTAGACTTTGCAAAAAACAAGATGCTACCAAAGAAGCACTCCATAAGTGGAACGAGGAAATTTTTGGCAACATACAAATGCAGATAAGCTTATTGAtgcaaaaattcaaagaaattcAAGGAAATACAAGCTCTAAAGAGAATAATAGATTGGAGACAGGTCTACAAAATGAGCTAAATGAATGGCTTTATAGAAGTGAGGTGCTTTGGAGGCAAAAATCTAGAGAATTGTGGTTGAAAGAAGGGGATAAGAACTCCAAGTTCTTCCACTTATCAACAATTATTCGCAGAAGAAGAAACACTATAGAGGCAATCAAGAATAATTCTGGAGATTGGGTCATAGAACCTAAGGAAATAAGGAAtgtttttctagaaaatttcaaGATATTATTTAGTGAAGAAGAGGTTGAAACTCCTTAG
- the LOC115961576 gene encoding uncharacterized protein LOC115961576, producing the protein MLLWRIGQNAHPTEENIVLRIGEGDPNCVLCGENIENCYHLFFKCNVARALWFASCDGLRSDSIPISTNEDIVQFIVSPNNFLGVVTTRNKEDNELNSLRMMITLEAIWFMRNQLLHNAGHIDIMEASQLIKKRTLEYAKTLSKEKNVSKDKSIDGWEAPED; encoded by the coding sequence atgctATTGTGGAGGATAGGACAAAATGCTCACCCCACTGAAGAAAATATTGTGCTGAGAATTGGTGAAGGGGATCCTAACTGCGTGTTATGTGgtgaaaatatagaaaattgcTACCATCTATTTTTTAAGTGCAATGTTGCCAGGGCACTTTGGTTTGCTAGCTGTGATGGATTGAGATCTGATTCCATACCGATCTCCACTAATGAGGATATTGTCCAATTCATAGTTAGTCCTAACAACTTTTTGGGGGTGGTAACAACAAGGAATAAAGAGGATAATGAATTAAACTCATTAAGAATGATGATCACTTTAGAAGCAATTTGGTTCATGAGGAATCAACTATTGCACAATGCTGGCCACATTGACATTATGGAGGCCTCCCAACTTATAAAGAAGAGAACATTGGAATATGCTAAGACCTTATCAAAGGAAAAGAATGTATCCAAGGACAAGAGCATAGATGGTTGGGAAGCTCCAGAGGATTGA